A genomic stretch from Malus domestica chromosome 15, GDT2T_hap1 includes:
- the LOC103400001 gene encoding small ribosomal subunit protein eS12-like: protein MSGDEEVAVPVEPVAVAAALGEPMDLLTALQLVLRKSLAHGGLTRGLHEGAKVIEKHAAQLCVVAEDCDQADYVKLVKALCADHNVKLMSIPSAKTLGEWAGLCKIDSEGKARKVVGCSCVVVKDFGEESEGLHVVQEHLKSH, encoded by the exons ATGTCAGG AGATGAAGAAGTTGCTGTTCCTGTTGAGCCTGTTGCAGTTGCTGCAGCTCTAGGTGAACCAATGGACCTTTTGACAGCCTTGCAACTTGTGCTGAGGAAGTCATTGGCTCATGGTGGGCTCACTCGTGGACTGCACGAGGGTGCAAAGGTCATTGAGAAGCATGCTGCACAACTCTGCGTTGTAGCTGAGGACTGTGACCAGGCTGATTATGTTAAGCTGGTCAAGGCACTATGTGCAGATCATAATGTTAAGCTTATGTCAATTCCTAGTGCTAAAACCCTTGGAGAATGGGCGGGT CTTTGCAAGATTGATTCAGAAGGAAAGGCAAGAAAGGTGGTTGGTTGCTCGTGTGTTGTTGTGAAG gattttggtgaagaatcgGAAGGTCTTCATGTTGTTCAGGAGCACCTCAAGTCCCATTAA
- the LOC103400002 gene encoding small ribosomal subunit protein eS12-like, translating into MSGEEDVAVPIAEPVAAAAALGEPMDLLTALQLVLRKSLAHGGLTRGLHEGAKVIEKHAAQLCVVAEDCDQADYVKLVKALCADHNVKLMSIPSAKTLGEWAGLCKIDSEGKARKVVGCSCVVVKDFGEESEGLHVVQEHIKSH; encoded by the exons ATGTCAGG AGAAGAAGATGTCGCTGTTCCTATTGCTGAgcctgttgctgctgctgcagcTCTAGGTGAACCCATGGACCTTCTGACCGCACTGCAACTTGTGCTGAGGAAGTCATTGGCTCATGGTGGGCTCACTCGTGGACTCCACGAAGGTGCAAAGGTCATCGAGAAGCACGCTGCACAGCTCTGTGTTGTAGCTGAGGACTGTGACCAGGCTGATTATGTTAAGCTTGTTAAGGCTCTATGCGCTGATCATAATGTCAAATTAATGTCAATTCCTAGTGCGAAAACTCTTGGAGAATGGGCTGGT CTTTGCAAGATTGATTCCGAAGGAAAGGCAAGAAAGGTTGTTGGTTGCTCTTGCGTCGTTGTGAAG GATTTTGGCGAGGAATCGGAAGGCCTCCATGTTGTTCAGGAGCACATTAAGTCCCATTAA
- the LOC103400003 gene encoding uncharacterized protein, which translates to MHPKLQNFQIFLQSPDLQIPIQTLTLSPIQTPTLRHLKLSVFSHVLPSLYFTLNGKPLNDSTPLFDSQITPLSTLILRIRALGGGGDGGATGAESRDCYLKMYAEKKPDKVDPNEQRLSKWLNCALSNEPLKEPCVMDFLGNVFNKEALVEALLGKKVPKAFGHIKGLKDMISIHLTPITGAEFNRQSVAGPRFQCPITGVEFNGKCKFVGLRTCGHVLSSKALKEIKSSTCLVCHAGFSEADKIVINGNEEEVAALRERMEAEKAKGRVKKVKKTKNWNAGVNGEEGVDLEASRLSGTKHGIDARAVEKASTKLEVNVKVVNGGADVKGANNGGAKRFKAVDIAPANATKEVYASIFTSSRKKDFKETFSCRSLPLGRN; encoded by the coding sequence ATGCATCCCAAACTTCAAAATTTCCAAATCTTCCTGCAATCTCCCGATCTCCAAATCCCAattcaaaccctaaccctatcCCCAATTCAGACCCCAACTCTCCGGCACCTCAAGCTCTCAGTTTTCTCCCATGTCCTACCATCGCTTTACTTCACCCTCAATGGTAAGCCCCTAAACGATTCCACTCCGCTTTTCGATTCCCAAATTACCCCTCTTTCTACTCTGATTTTACGAATTAGAGCGCTTGGCGGTGGCGGCGATGGCGGCGCGACAGGAGCGGAGTCTCGCGACTGCTATCTCAAGATGTACGCGGAGAAGAAGCCCGATAAGGTTGACCCGAACGAGCAGAGGCTTTCGAAGTGGCTCAATTGTGCGCTGTCGAACGAGCCATTGAAGGAGCCGTGCGTGATGGATTTTCTGGGGAACGTGTTTAACAAGGAAGCTCTTGTGGAGGCGTTGTTGGGGAAGAAGGTGCCCAAGGCGTTTGGGCATATAAAGGGGTTGAAGGATATGATAAGTATTCATCTTACCCCAATCACCGGGGCTGAATTCAATCGCCAATCCGTTGCCGGGCCACGGTTTCAGTGTCCCATTACAGGGGTCGAGTTCAACGGTAAGTGTAAGTTTGTGGGATTAAGAACTTGTGGGCATGTGTTGAGTTCAAAGGCTTTGAAGGAGATAAAGTCGTCAACTTGCCTTGTTTGCCATGCGGGATTTTCGGAGGCGGATAAGATTGTGATTAATGGGAATGAAGAGGAAGTTGCGGCGTTGAGGGAGAGGATGGAGGCCGAGAAGGCGAAAGGGAGAgtgaagaaggtgaagaagacGAAAAACTGGAATGCTGGTGTGAATGGCGAGGAGGGTGTGGATTTGGAGGCCTCACGGTTGAGTGGTACCAAGCATGGTATTGATGCTAGGGCTGTGGAGAAGGCTTCAACAAAGTTAGAGGTAAATGTGAAGGTTGTGAATGGTGGGGCTGATGTGAAGGGTGCGAATAATGGTGGGGCGAAGAGGTTCAAGGCGGTGGATATTGCCCCTGCTAATGCTACTAAGGAAGTGTATGCGTCCATCTTCACGTCATCAAGGAAGAAGGATTTCAAGGAAACATTTTCTTGCAGATCTCTCCCACTTGGTAGAAACTGA
- the LOC103417958 gene encoding probable CCR4-associated factor 1 homolog 7 gives MVFALLGLVICFDLCCYCPKKMSTFPKSDSIHIREVWSDNLEEEFKLIRSVVEEYQYVAMDTEFPGIVLRPVGTFKDSYDYHYQTLKANVDLLKLIQLGLTFSDEKGNLPTCGTDKHCVWQFNFRDFNPNEDVYASDSIELLSQSGMDFVKNNEKGVDASKFTELLMTSGVVLSDNVVWVTFHSGYDFGYLLKLLTGQSLPNTQVGFFKMIKVYFPTVYDIKHLMRFCNSLHGGLNKLAELLDVERIGISHQAGSDSLLTCSTFMKLKETFFDGSIDKYAGVLYGLGVENGPTSP, from the coding sequence ATGGTTTTTGCTCTTTTGGGTCTCGTTATTTGCTTCGATTTGTGTTGTTATTGCCCGAAGAAAATGTCTACTTTTCCAAAAAGCGATTCGATTCACATTAGGGAAGTTTGGAGCGATAATCTTGAGGAGGAGTTTAAATTGATTCGCAGTGTTGTAGAGGAATACCAATATGTAGCGATGGACACAGAGTTTCCCGGTATCGTTTTGAGGCCTGTAGGGACTTTCAAGGACAGTTATGATTATCACTATCAAACCCTTAAGGCCAATGTGGACCTCTTGAAGTTGATACAGTTGGGTCTCACATTTTCTGATGAGaaagggaaccttccgacctgTGGAACCGACAAGCACTGTGTGTGGCAATTCAATTTCCGTGACTTCAACCCCAATGAGGATGTGTATGCCAGTGACTCAATAGAATTACTGTCCCAGAGCGGTATGGATTTCGTGAAGAACAATGAGAAGGGTGTTGATGCTAGTAAGTTCACCGAGCTACTAATGACATCCGGAGTTGTGCTTTCTGATAATGTGGTTTGGGTGACATTCCATAGTGGGTATGATTTCGGGTACTTGCTCAAGCTGCTTACAGGCCAAAGCCTCCCGAACACACAGGTTGGGTTCTTTAAAATGATCAAGGTGTATTTTCCTACAGTTTATGATATCAAGCATCTGATGAGGTTCTGCAACAGCCTTCATGGTGGGTTGAACAAACTCGCGGAGCTGTTGGATGTTGAGAGAATTGGCATCTCCCACCAAGCTGGATCGGATAGTTTGCTCACTTGCAGTACATTCATGAAACTGAAAGAGACTTTCTTTGATGGGTCCATTGACAAATATGCTGGTGTTTTATATGGCCTTGGTGTTGAGAATGGACCTACTTCtccttga
- the LOC139192389 gene encoding mediator of RNA polymerase II transcription subunit 22b-like has protein sequence MNKGGGAASGGGGLGGAGSGPTAAAAVAAAQKQKALLHRVENDITNIVDNFSQLVNVSRVNDPPVRNSQEAFMMETRAARMVQAADSLLKLVSELKQTAIFSGFASLNDHVEKRIVEFNQQAENTDRLLARIGEEAAASLKELESHYYSSALRTAQNLQP, from the exons ATGAATAAGGGCGGAGGTGCAGCGTCAGGGGGAGGAGGATTGGGAGGCGCGGGGAGCGGGCCCACCGCGGCTGCTGCTGTGGCGGCAGCTCAGAAGCAGAAGGCGCTGCTTCACAGAGTAGAGAACGACATCACCAACATCGTCGACAATTTCAGCCAACTCGTCAACGTCTCCAGG GTGAATGATCCGCCTGTTAGAAACTCTCAGGAAGCTTTCATGATGGAGACGCGTGCTGCTCGAATG GTCCAGGCAGCTGATTCTCTACTTAAGTTGGTGTCGGAATTGAAACAGACGGCAATATTTTCAGGGTTTGCCTCCCTCAATGACCATGTCGAGAAAAGAATTGTGGAGTTCAACCAGCAAGCCGAGAACACAGACCGCTTGTTGGCTAGAATCGGCGAGGAGGCAGCTGCTAGCCTCAAGGAGCTCGAATCCCATTACTACTCTTCCGCGCTGAGGACTGCTCAAAACTTGCAGCCATGA
- the LOC103406695 gene encoding uncharacterized protein has product MIGVGKIKQYSNVLDKPLSKGKQEVSLSAFAFLFSELVQYNQTQVDNIAELERRLEDAGYAVGARVLELLCHRDKGNRRETRLLGILSFVHSTVWKVLFGKVADSLEKGTEHEDEYMISEKELLVNRFISIPKDMGTFNCGAFVAGIVRGVLDGAGFPAVVTAHFVPVDGQQRPRTTILIKFAEEVLRREARLG; this is encoded by the exons ATGATTGGAGTAGGGAAGATCAAGCAATACTCCAATGTCCTCGACAAGCCCCTCAGCAAGGGCAAACAGGAg GTTAGTTTGAGTGCGTTTGCGTTCTTGTTTTCGGAGCTCGTTCAGTACAATCAGACGCAGGTTGACAACATTGCCGAGTTAGAACGAAG GCTGGAGGATGCAGGATATGCTGTTGGGGCTCGAGTTCTGGAGCTTCTTTGCCATAGGGATAAG GGAAACAGGAGGGAGACACGGTTGCTGGGTATCCTGTCTTTTGTGCATAGCACGGTGTGGAAGGTGTTATTTGGAAAG GTAGCTGACTCCCTTGAGAAAGGCACTGAACATGAAGATGAGTACATGATTAGTGAGAAGGAGCTCCTTGTGAACAG ATTTATTTCGATTCCAAAAGACATGGGAACCTTTAATTGTGGAGCATTTGTTGCTGGAATTGTAAGG GGAGTTTTGGATGGTGCTGGTTTCCCAGCTGTGGTAACAGCGCATTTTGTACCAGTGGATGGACAGCAACGGCCTCGAACAACCATTTTGATTAAGTTTGCTGAAGAG GTACTACGAAGAGAAGCAAGGTTAGGTTGA